Within the Corticium candelabrum chromosome 6, ooCorCand1.1, whole genome shotgun sequence genome, the region AGGTCCAGTTGAAAGGCCAGTTGGAGGACCAGATGAAGTACCAGTTGAAGGGAAAGTTGGAAGGCCAGTTGGAAAGCTAGATGAACGACCAGTTGGAGGACCTGTTGGAAGGCCAGACGAAGAACCAAGGTCAGTTGGAGGACCAGTTGAAGAGCCAGTTGGAGGTCCAGTTGAAAGACCAGTTGGAGGTCCAGTTGAAGGGCCACTTGGAGATCCAGTTGAAAGACCAGTTGGGGGTCCAGTTGAAAAACCAGTTGAAGGGCCAGTTGAACGACCAGTTGGAGGTCCAGTCGGAGGGCCAGTTGAAGGCCCAGTCAATGGACCAGTTGGAGGTCCAGTTGAAAAGCCAGTTGGAGGGCCAGCTGGAGGTCCAGATGGATAACCAGTTGGTCGACCAGCTGGAAGACCAGGCGATGTACCACTATGAAAACCCGTTGTAAAGCTAGTTGGAGGGCCTAACAGCATGCCTTCTTGGTGACCACTTGAAGGGCCCGTCTGAACACCAACCGGAGGGCCGGTCGGAGCGCCAGTTGGCAGACCCGTTGGAGCACCAGTTGGCAGACCTGTGTGATAACCAGTCAAACGACCTGCCTGCATTTGAACACCACCTGTAAAGCCCATCTGAGTACCAGTTACAGAACAAGTCTGAAGTCCAGTTGATGGGTTAGCTCGATGGCTAGTCTGATACCCAATTGAATGACCTGTTGTGGAGCCAGTCGGAGGGCCTGGTGGTGGAACTGTGTGAGCACTGGTTAGAAGGCCAGTTGACAGACCTGAAAAAAGTTGTGACACACAAAAGGGTGACAAATGTGTACAATATTTGAAtacaaatgaacacaaacataactaacacacatcAAACAGACGAaagaataaacagacaaaaggaccaacacatagacagacaaaccaacacacaaacacaggcaaacaaacacacaaacagacagacaaacaaacacaaaacagacagacaaacaaacacacaaacagaccaacacacaaacagacagacaaacaaacacacaaacagaccaacactgaaacagacaacagaccaacacacaaacagacagacaaacaaacacacaaatagaccaacacacaaacagaccaacacacaaacagacaaacagaccaacacacaaacagacagacaaacaaacacacaaacagacaaacaaacaaacacacaaacagacagacaaacaaacacacaaacagaccaacacacaagcagacagacaaacaaacacacaaacagacaaacaaactgacacataaacaggcacacaaactgacacacaagcaccaacaaacaaacaaacacaaacagaccaacagacagtcagacacaaagacaaaaaccaaacaaacaaatacactcgaactgtcagacaaacaaatagacagacacaaacagacagataaacaggcaaataaacaaacatatacaaacataaatacaaacaaacaagcaaacaaacaaacagataaacaaactcaGACtgccacacaaacagactgacagactgacatataacacagataaacaagcaaacaaacacacataaacacaaacaaacagacaaacaaacaaaccgacaaacaaacagacaaacaacaaaacatgcagCAAATGTCTTCACCTCCGACTCCAACCGGGAGACGAGAGCCAATCCCTTCATTTCCCAACCTGCCAGCAAACTGCTGCATAGACGACTGCCGTGCATCCGAACCAGCATGATAAGCACCCGACGAATACTGCCTTTGTCCCGGCCTCACAACACCCGAAGACATTCCCAAACGTGACACACCAGGAGGTCCGACCGATGCAACTCCAAACTGTCCGGCTGATGAGCCACCATGCGGACCAGTAGACGAATAAGCCGACAAACCAATTGGCTGACCAGGTGGAGGGTGTACTGCTGCAGGAAGGCGAGTACCTGTGGGTCCGATCGAAGGCCCCAATGCAGGACCAACATTCGAACGAACAGACACGCCCATTGCGGCATGTCCAAAAAATGCATCCGCATTTGCCTGAAGTGCGTGTGACGTACTAGAGTGGATATCAGAAACGTCCGTGTATGACTGCCCGGTGACACCCTGATGggtgatcacgtgaccaggTGGAGATGCTGGTGGGCCCGACATTCGCCTCTGACTCTGTAGCGTTCCGTCCAACTGCTGCAGAGCAAGCGCACCAGACGACATACTTGGGTCGCTCGCATTGCGAGACATCGACGGAGGAGCGAGCGAAGAGGTCGAAGATGTAGCAAAGTTGCCACGTTGTGGGTGTCCCGGATGTTGAGCATGGGTCCTCGTCTGCTGGACGAATTGTGCGCCCGGCTCGTAAGGGTCAACATACTCCTGTTGCGGACGACTCATATTCCTgtcaagcaaacaaagcaCTTGCTGTAGGCGAAATCTCCGAAACGAATTTTTTTCAGAGACCTCAAATGGGGTCCCAACACGGCGTGCTGTAATGATACAATTGGTGACAATATTCGAGCGACGTGGCGTCTCTGAACGTGACTCTTCGCGAGAGAAAAAACCGTCTCTGGCACCTCTGATACCACGTGGTCTATAGTCCGAGGTATGATTGGTTGGCACAtgtgagtcacgtgattgGTATAGTTACCTTGATGTTTGCGTCACTGccgtaaataaataaataaatttaaattaattaaagattgtTAACATGACGTTAATGTGTAAACTGTGTCTTAATATggttaaatattttaattatgcAATTTAcgtaatttttataaaattttaattattgcCACAAATAAAagatttaaaattaattaaaacgattTTAATGTGTTACGTGTACCGCAATTCAATTATTTGAAATAAGCCAAAATAAATTACTCAATAACGCAATTAACAGATGCAAGCcacgttttaattaattaattattattaatgaattaacaaacaagtcacgtgattaacaTATACAAATCACATGATGTATGCATTTAAGTGCCACTGCAGCAAATAacttaaaaaataaatttgttcTATACAAGTAACGCAATTTAactccaaaaataatttacGTCCACGCTCGTAGCTATTGGTTTATTCAGAGCACGTGACAGTAACTAAAACTCCCGGATATTCGCAAGCCACGACGACACACGCGCTCGCTCATCACGTCAATGGATCAAAGCCTAGGCGACCAAGAAACAGGCCAGTCAGGTGACGTATCCATGGACTCGTCCGACTGGAAGTCGTCATCCCAAGACGACGATTGGTGCGTCGATCGATTGCGCGCGCGTTTTCGCCCGTTCCCGGCGCTCTAGGCGGTCGTTTTCGCTCCCTGCACGCATTATCAGTTGTAAACACGTGTGTTTTGGTGTTTCTAGGTACGTATCTTTTATAGTTATGCGGTTTTCATGTCGTTTCGTCGCCGCCCGCCAtctttcttttttgttttttctatttttagcaAAATTTTCGTAGGAGGCTTGTCTTGGGACACTACCCGTGGTATGAGATGGCTTTTTTCAACGTCTGGAAGGCTTCTTTTGTcgtttttttgtgttttttcttGTTCCGCCGTTGAAGGTTTGTCTGAATTTTAGAATCTTTGAAAGACTACTTTAGCAAGTATGGCGAGGTGTTGGATGCCAACATCAAGTTTGACCCAGCGACAAAGAAATCGAGGTTTCGCGACGCgtctaacgtgcgctaacatttttatgtaacgcgcgttatatcGCAGAGGTTTCGGTTTTGTTCTCTATTCCGAGTCGGCGGCTGTGGATCGATGCTTGAATCAAGGAGAGGCCCATTGCCTTGATGGCAAGGAGGTGGATATCTTGATGTTTGAGCTTTGgttagcgcgcgctagatgATGCGTTTTCATACCAAGGTCGATCCAAAACGGGCAGAGCCGCATCAACACAAGGGGCCCATCAATCCTCGTGCTAGAAAAGTGTTTATTGGTGGTTTACACGAATCGATATCTGAAGACATGATTCGGCATCATTTTTCCCGAATAGGAAACGTTAGAAAAATGTTTAGAAATCCGATTTGAAAATATGGCAAATTGTGTTGTAGGTTGGAGAGATCGAGATGCCCATCGACAGAAGCACACAAAAGCGACGAGGTGAATGCATCGATTAACATAATTTTTATTGATAATATTTTTTTGGTTTTTATCACATTTCAGGCTATTGTTTTGTGGCGATGGAAACGGAGGATCAGGTTTCTGTGGCCATACAGAAGCGTTTTCAGGAGATCAGTGGATACACAGTATGGATGTCACGCAATTTGCAAtagaatagtaattataatattagtaattattattggttaatattaattaaatacaatatataaattagtaattattattgtttaatatcaattaattaaaatatataaattatattaattagttactggttaatattaattaattaaatatataaatattttttctGTGTTAtgccctccatgatgggcaagtgggatCTTTACCTCACAAAGTTGgtcataattaatattaattaattacaattaaaatatgataataaatattatttaattataattattaattaataatgaattaGTGATAACATGTTTGTATCAGGTTGAGGTAAAGAAAGCTATCCCTGATGAGAAACGAGAGTCTCGTGGAGGTAAACGTTTACCTTAGTCCTAACATACggacaaaacacacacacggacggatggacacacacgcacacacacacacacacacacacattagcaCAACTACTTTCATGACATAACAAGCAAACGTTATGCATAGAGTGGAGTGGACGGGGGCGTGGCAGAGGCGGAGGGTTCAACCGCGGTGGCGGCGGTGGCTGGGGAGGTggtggcggcggcggcggcagcagcagcagctgggGTGGTAACCCATACGGTCAGTCGACGTATTACAACCATACGTATCAGCCTTCATATCAACCGAGTTACGGCGGATATTACGATAATTTCTATGGAGGATTCGGTGGCGGTGGCACTTACCAGGGATATGGTGGCGGTGGAGGATACGGACAGTACCAGGGGTACTATGGAGGGGGAGGCAGTGGCAGTAGAAGCAGGGGAGATCCATATCAACAAGGCGGTGAGATAGATATCAATTATAGATTAATTTGTATTATGTAACATCCATGCCGCGCTCTAGTTGTTTGTGCCTTGCGTGTCCAGACCATTATGTACAAGTGCTCTCATGAACGGGCTATAGTAGACTACAAACCCGCTGTCCTAGATTGGTTGGGAACGACACGTCTGTATGCTGCACTATTGCAGTCTATATGAAGACTATGGAAGCAGCTGGAACGCGTCCAGCATTGAGGAGAAAGCACTACAGCTGCAGTAATTCTGACGActtaaggctggttcacaatattgatgctgatgttcagctgagcgtcaacattAAAGACACCGCCTTGAGACGCAGgaggcatcctttgatgttgatgctgatgctgacacTGGAATAGGATTTATgtctattccagcatcagcgtcacCTTCGGCGTCCGTCAaaattgtgaaccaggcttaactgAAATAGGCAGCGTTACGTGCTCCATTAGGGCCTGGTCACACTGCATCTGCATTTGCGTCCATTGAACACTAGGCACACACGTTTGTAATCGTCTTCAacttaagcccggttcacagtacgacgctaaCGCCGACGTTGAcactggaatagaaatgaattctattccagcgtcagcgttaacatcaaaggatgccacCTGCATCTAGgtggtgtctttgatgttgacgctcagctgagcttCAGCGTCAATACTATGAGCCGGGCTTTACTCCCCATTCTGCCATCCAACGAGACTAAACTTCACCCCAAACCTCAGTCGACCACGCAGAAGAtcatacaacagcaacaggaGTGGCAAAAGACGCCGGTCGTTTTCGTATTGATGATGTCAGTTATTAGTAACTTTGCAAATGAATAAGCCTAACGTTAGCAGCAGTTTGTAGGTAAGCGTCAATGTTTACtgttagtatatatacaaCAGGCCGAGCCAACGACAATGAACAAGAGAAAACGAGACGCTTAGTAACCTGCTTCAGACGCGTGTGCAGATCGTCTGTCTTCAAATGCGTTTGCGTCTGCATTTCCGTTTTTCCGTGTGACCTCACCAAATGCGATGCAGACACAGTGTGACCAGACCCTTCACTAAAGGgcaactctcaccaaatattaagacttgctgaaagaaagatacacaAGGCCTTGTCTTCATGCAGGAAGCTTACAGTCtagccagccacagaagcagagaccAGGTCACGAGTtattcagacgattccccgtatgtgtTACTCTCTGTTCTTGTTGGAAGTAACTAcgttaggtttaaccataccgagtgctcctaacgcaccaAAGTGTGTCAAGACATGATCTAGGAACTAATCTAAAAGGGTCCCCTTTTGAGGCTCCGTGGTTCTATGACGGTCGATACTAAAAATTTTTAgcgtgataagtttggggtcccagtttgttTTAGTCAGTAAATGACAACTCgccaccatatgtctcacaatccttaccttgaaacgTGCACATGTATCcatcttccttgctaaccggCAACCAGAGTTACTCATACGGGTACTAGACACGCCcacgcaggtaatttcaatgctttatttctctgttacggtaaacgtctgcagtaaacAGTTGCAAGGGGTTGCGTCGTGAAGTGCCAGCTTTCATCTAGAGATGGTTGATTtcggtgagagttctcctccTTTAAAAATGTGTTCAGTACGTGAAGATCTGGAGATGGATTTAGGTGTTAGACAGGCACGAGAGAGCTTTCCTAGCAcatttaaaatacaaaaacattCAAGTATGTACAAACAGCTCAGGCATGTGTATGGCTGTAAGCCTTGCATGTCCAGACCATGCGAGCCTTGCGTGTCCAGACCTATACTGTACTGTTTGTATCTCCTGCTATCTTATGATTGATGCTCATgttctttattaattaatttattgactgTTGTGTGTTGCAGACTACAGTCGTTATGGACCGATGAGATCGTTCGGCGGCTCTCACTACCATCGTCAGTATCCGTATTGATTGCTTGTAGACATAAGAATCATGCAACACACAGCTGTCGTCAATTGATACACTAAACATTCGTATAGTATGCTACTCTGCGTGTTAATCATTTCGTGCCCATGTATTCCATGATTTGCTGCTGCGTATTATAACATCATCCAGTAGACAGGAATGTCGTGATGTGCACTGTGCcatgtgttgatattaaccatACATAgttgtgtgtgggtgtgtgcatgcgtgtctgtgtgtgtgccattCACTGTTTCATATTCCACTAGATGGCCATAAAATTTCATAGTTCAGCAAGCAGCTCATAAATATGACAAGCAAGGATATAATATACACGgttatgtatatatgtacaagtTGGTAATATCAACAATCACTTTGTGATCAGGACTTTGTGTCGTCGTAACTCGTGGCGACCAAAATTTCATTAAAATCCACGTATGCAGGCAGCCTGTGTGACTGGAAATGAGTTGGGTTGAAATTCATCTGAAATCTGGGTTGGGTGGAAAAAGTGGATGCGTCCGAGCGACGGATTGAAGAAGAGGAAGGTCAGTAGGATTGATGCTAGACAAGTCAGAAAACATGttgaacacatgcatgcacgcacacgcacacacacacacacacacacaaatggacaaatgtcaagccctccacatcATTCGTgaaatgacgtcaaccttaaggttagttgcggagatagctccctctgcctctagagacagggcctccatgcgctacgtggaggcttagggctagcgctacaatccacctggagcttggccagagtcatccaggggcactgataatggcgcagctctggggctggacaccaaggcccacacgtacccgtctgctgcatcatgttgctgccaagccagcagtcttgtccaccccagtcaatgaccaggtacacatttatactcctgagtcaagagaagcaattgtgtgtaagtttcttgcttaagaaaattatgccatagcacgccatcactgtgacttgaacttgcaaccctgcaaggtcccggatgttttcattctccaaatgcactctctaaccaattgagctacagcaccacacacacacacacacacacacacacacacacacacacacacacacacacacacacactgacgcacacacacacactgacacacacacacacacacacacacacacacacacacacacacacacacacacacagtgactgCATACCCGATAGCCGCCGCTAACTTTGCATCTGAAATTTCATACGTTAAAAGAGATCGATAATGTTCACTTAAAACCTACAGCAAAGGAAGTCGTGAAGTCATTTCGGTTTGAGTCGCAACGGCTGAACACGACTTACTTGACTTTTGTAGTAAATTTCTTGGAGTTTATCTTCAAGCTGCATCATGCACTGCAGAAATAGAATAGCCTTACAAACTGATCTGagttttgaaaattttgtaAACACAagacatggacacacaataaatagacagacagacaatgaaccaataaacagccaaacaacaaggaaacaaataatcaaacaCACGAatcaacacagacagacaaacagataaacacacaaatggacaaacagataaacacacaaatggacaaacagataaatacaaaaatgggcagacatatagacaagcagataaacacacaaatggacaaacagataaacacacaaatggacaaacagatagacagatagacagacagataaccacacaaatggacaaacagatagactgttactgagacaaacagataaacacacaaatggacagacagataaacacacaaatagacagacagatagacacacaaataaacacacaaatggacaaacagatagacagatacacacaaatagacacacaaatggacaaactgatagacagatagacagacagataaacacacaaacggacagacagatagatacacaaataaacacacaaatggacagacagataaacacacaaatagacagacagatagacacacaaatggacaaactgataaacagacagataaacacacaaatggacagacacaaacacatttggacaaaaacataaacatacatatagacagacagataaacacacagatggacaaacacagacagataaacacaaatggacagacacaaacacacatttggacaaac harbors:
- the LOC134181382 gene encoding heterogeneous nuclear ribonucleoprotein D-like isoform X2; amino-acid sequence: MSFRRRPPSFFFVFSIFSKIFVGGLSWDTTRESLKDYFSKYGEVLDANIKFDPATKKSRGFGFVLYSESAAVDRCLNQGEAHCLDGKEVDPKRAEPHQHKGPINPRARKVFIGGLHESISEDMIRHHFSRIGNVGEIEMPIDRSTQKRRGYCFVAMETEDQVSVAIQKRFQEISGYTVEVKKAIPDEKRESRGEWSGRGRGRGGGFNRGGGGGWGGGGGGGGSSSSWGGNPYGQSTYYNHTYQPSYQPSYGGYYDNFYGGFGGGGTYQGYGGGGGYGQYQGYYGGGGSGSRSRGDPYQQGDYSRYGPMRSFGGSHYHRQYPY
- the LOC134181382 gene encoding heterogeneous nuclear ribonucleoprotein A1, A2/B1 homolog isoform X3; the protein is MDQSLGDQETGQSESLKDYFSKYGEVLDANIKFDPATKKSRGFGFVLYSESAAVDRCLNQGEAHCLDGKEVDPKRAEPHQHKGPINPRARKVFIGGLHESISEDMIRHHFSRIGNVGEIEMPIDRSTQKRRGYCFVAMETEDQVSVAIQKRFQEISGYTVEVKKAIPDEKRESRGEWSGRGRGRGGGFNRGGGGGWGGGGGGGGSSSSWGGNPYGQSTYYNHTYQPSYQPSYGGYYDNFYGGFGGGGTYQGYGGGGGYGQYQGYYGGGGSGSRSRGDPYQQGDYSRYGPMRSFGGSHYHRQYPY
- the LOC134181382 gene encoding heterogeneous nuclear ribonucleoprotein D-like isoform X1; this encodes MDQSLGDQETGQSGDVSMDSSDWKSSSQDDDCKIFVGGLSWDTTRESLKDYFSKYGEVLDANIKFDPATKKSRGFGFVLYSESAAVDRCLNQGEAHCLDGKEVDPKRAEPHQHKGPINPRARKVFIGGLHESISEDMIRHHFSRIGNVGEIEMPIDRSTQKRRGYCFVAMETEDQVSVAIQKRFQEISGYTVEVKKAIPDEKRESRGEWSGRGRGRGGGFNRGGGGGWGGGGGGGGSSSSWGGNPYGQSTYYNHTYQPSYQPSYGGYYDNFYGGFGGGGTYQGYGGGGGYGQYQGYYGGGGSGSRSRGDPYQQGDYSRYGPMRSFGGSHYHRQYPY